From the Shewanella amazonensis SB2B genome, one window contains:
- a CDS encoding DUF819 family protein, protein MTTAPLVTNDATVLGFLAIILGFVFYTHSHPSWQKFYKFVPALLLCYFLPSLLNTFGIVDGHSSQLYFVATRYLLPACLVLLILSVDLKAIMGLGPKAVVMFLCGTLGIVIGGPVALLLVSAIDPSLTNDMGPDSVWRGMTTLAGSWIGGGANQAAMKEIYEVGGSVFSVMITVDVIVANVWMAVLLFMASRAKEIDAKTGADTSAIEALKEKVEKYKAENERNPSLTDLMLILAVGFGVTGFAHIAADFLAPFFSEHFPWTKQYSLTSGFFWLVVLVTTAGLALSFTPLRHLEAAGASKVASSFLYVLVATIGLHMDVSEILKTPIYFLLGITWMLVHAGFMLLVAKLIKAPLFYMAVGSQANVGGAASAPVVAAAFHPSLAPVGVLLAVFGYALGTYMAWLCGQLLQLVG, encoded by the coding sequence ATGACAACGGCGCCATTGGTTACCAACGACGCAACCGTACTGGGTTTTTTGGCCATTATTCTGGGATTTGTGTTTTACACCCACAGCCACCCCAGCTGGCAAAAATTCTATAAATTCGTCCCGGCGTTGCTGCTGTGCTACTTCCTGCCTTCGCTGCTCAATACGTTCGGCATAGTCGATGGCCACAGCTCTCAGCTGTACTTTGTCGCCACCCGCTATTTGCTGCCCGCCTGTTTGGTGTTGCTGATTCTGTCGGTGGACCTCAAGGCCATCATGGGGCTGGGGCCCAAGGCTGTGGTGATGTTCCTCTGCGGCACGTTGGGGATTGTGATTGGTGGCCCGGTGGCGCTGCTGCTGGTGTCGGCCATTGACCCTTCGCTGACCAACGATATGGGGCCGGACTCTGTGTGGCGTGGTATGACGACGCTTGCCGGCAGTTGGATTGGTGGCGGTGCCAACCAGGCGGCCATGAAAGAAATCTATGAAGTGGGCGGCAGTGTGTTTTCGGTCATGATCACCGTCGATGTGATTGTGGCCAACGTGTGGATGGCCGTGCTGCTGTTTATGGCATCCCGCGCCAAAGAAATCGATGCCAAAACCGGCGCCGATACCAGTGCCATCGAAGCGCTTAAAGAGAAGGTTGAAAAGTACAAGGCCGAAAATGAGCGCAATCCCAGCCTGACCGATTTAATGCTTATTCTGGCGGTGGGCTTTGGTGTCACAGGTTTTGCCCATATTGCGGCGGATTTCCTGGCCCCCTTCTTTTCCGAGCACTTCCCCTGGACCAAACAGTACAGCCTGACTTCCGGCTTTTTCTGGCTGGTGGTGTTGGTGACGACCGCCGGTTTGGCGCTGTCGTTCACACCACTGCGTCATCTGGAAGCCGCAGGAGCCTCCAAGGTGGCGTCGTCCTTCCTCTATGTGCTGGTGGCTACCATTGGCCTTCATATGGATGTGAGTGAAATCCTCAAGACCCCGATTTACTTCCTGCTGGGCATCACCTGGATGTTGGTGCACGCGGGCTTTATGCTGCTGGTGGCCAAGCTTATCAAGGCGCCGTTGTTTTACATGGCGGTGGGCAGCCAGGCCAACGTCGGCGGCGCTGCATCTGCTCCTGTGGTTGCTGCGGCCTTCCACCCCTCTTTGGCACCTGTAGGTGTGCTTTTGGCGGTGTTCGGTTATGCTTTGGGCACTTACATGGCGTGGCTCTGTGGCCAGCTCTTGCAGCTGGTGGGCTGA
- a CDS encoding transglutaminase family protein, producing the protein MSEFSLVDGVSLPETPLDILAHLGLADRQKAEWAWLEIAGGVLSHYLVDRDARLKALLGWFYRDLGFRAKDDYFSLEAASLAHTLMFRQGNSTTLATVLMLLAKQLDLPLEPILLPGHTLLCLRDGKKKLLIDPLSGEIIDRKRVHALVRGELGNWAPMKPVYVKPSGVKALISRMLGELKAGAIVKQRFDVALACSNMLLDWHPDDTTLIRERAFIAQQLGAIRVAEADLRQFIDLSPHDPVVELVKMQLRELGEHHEILH; encoded by the coding sequence ATGAGTGAATTTTCGTTAGTAGACGGTGTTTCCCTGCCGGAGACGCCGCTGGATATACTTGCGCATTTGGGGCTCGCAGACAGGCAAAAAGCCGAGTGGGCCTGGCTTGAAATCGCCGGTGGTGTGCTCAGTCATTATCTGGTGGACAGAGACGCCAGACTCAAGGCATTGCTGGGCTGGTTTTACCGGGATCTGGGCTTTCGGGCCAAAGATGACTATTTCAGTCTTGAGGCCGCGAGCCTGGCACACACACTGATGTTTCGTCAGGGGAACAGCACCACACTGGCAACCGTATTGATGCTGCTCGCCAAGCAACTGGATTTGCCACTCGAACCCATTCTGTTGCCCGGCCATACTCTGCTTTGTTTGAGGGACGGGAAGAAAAAACTGTTAATCGACCCGCTCAGTGGCGAGATCATTGACCGCAAACGGGTGCATGCCCTGGTGCGTGGCGAGTTGGGCAACTGGGCGCCGATGAAGCCGGTTTATGTGAAACCCTCAGGGGTGAAGGCACTCATCAGCCGAATGTTGGGAGAGCTCAAAGCGGGCGCCATAGTAAAGCAGCGTTTTGATGTGGCGCTTGCCTGCAGCAATATGCTGCTCGATTGGCACCCCGATGACACCACGCTCATTCGTGAAAGGGCCTTCATCGCCCAGCAGCTTGGCGCCATTCGGGTGGCCGAAGCCGACCTCAGGCAGTTTATCGATCTGAGTCCCCACGACCCTGTGGTGGAGTTGGTGAAAATGCAGCTGCGTGAGCTGGGCGAACATCACGAAATTCTGCATTAA
- a CDS encoding SirB2 family protein → MESINNLYPVFKHLHLTLVATSVLFFVVRFVLKLKESALLQKKVMRIAPHIIDTCLLLSGLLMCFLIKQYPFVDPWLTEKILAVVAYILLAIMAMKSNRNKFFRFFAFLGAIAWVVYAAKIAVFKQAIMLAS, encoded by the coding sequence ATGGAATCCATCAACAACCTCTATCCCGTCTTTAAGCACCTGCACCTGACGCTGGTGGCAACCAGTGTGCTCTTCTTTGTGGTGCGCTTCGTGCTCAAATTAAAAGAATCTGCCCTGCTGCAGAAAAAGGTGATGCGCATTGCACCCCACATCATAGATACCTGTCTGTTGCTGTCGGGTCTGCTGATGTGTTTCCTTATCAAACAATATCCCTTCGTTGACCCCTGGTTGACCGAGAAAATCCTTGCTGTGGTTGCCTACATTTTGCTGGCCATCATGGCGATGAAGTCCAATCGCAATAAATTTTTCCGCTTTTTTGCGTTCCTCGGCGCCATCGCCTGGGTTGTGTATGCGGCCAAAATCGCTGTCTTTAAACAGGCCATAATGCTGGCATCATGA
- the prmC gene encoding peptide chain release factor N(5)-glutamine methyltransferase produces MAAHSTIGEALQWGFSTLASSSTSANLDAEVLLQHCLGKNRTFLYTWPERPLTSEQWKHFEQLINRRAKGVPVAHILGEREFWSLKFLVNETTLIPRPDTEMLVETALNLPLPDNARVLDMGTGTGAIALALASERPNWRITALDKVDDAVALAKANREQLGLSQVEILQSDWFSAVRDADFDLIVSNPPYIDEHDEHLAMGDVRFEPLSALTAADEGYADLNHIAMHAREHLKVGGYLLLEHGFAQALKLRETLVSLGYDKVATVRDFGSNDRCTLGLWHGEDA; encoded by the coding sequence TTGGCAGCCCATTCCACTATAGGTGAAGCCTTGCAATGGGGCTTCAGCACCCTGGCCTCCAGCAGCACTTCTGCCAATCTGGATGCCGAGGTGCTGCTGCAGCATTGCCTCGGTAAAAATCGCACTTTTCTTTACACCTGGCCTGAGCGACCACTGACCAGCGAGCAGTGGAAACACTTCGAGCAGCTGATAAACCGCCGTGCCAAAGGTGTGCCGGTGGCGCATATTCTCGGTGAGCGTGAGTTTTGGTCACTGAAGTTTTTGGTGAACGAAACCACCCTTATTCCACGGCCTGACACCGAGATGTTGGTTGAGACGGCGCTTAATCTGCCGCTGCCCGACAACGCCAGAGTGCTGGACATGGGCACGGGAACCGGCGCCATTGCATTGGCGCTGGCCAGCGAAAGGCCCAACTGGCGTATTACAGCACTGGATAAGGTGGATGATGCCGTCGCCCTGGCCAAGGCCAATCGTGAGCAACTGGGGTTGTCGCAGGTGGAAATCCTGCAAAGCGATTGGTTCAGTGCTGTACGGGATGCCGATTTCGACCTGATAGTCTCCAATCCGCCTTATATCGATGAGCACGATGAGCATCTGGCGATGGGGGATGTGCGTTTTGAGCCTTTAAGTGCGCTCACTGCCGCCGACGAAGGTTATGCGGACCTGAACCATATCGCCATGCACGCCCGTGAGCATCTCAAGGTGGGCGGGTATTTGCTGCTCGAGCATGGTTTTGCCCAGGCGCTGAAACTCAGGGAAACTCTGGTATCCCTTGGGTACGACAAGGTGGCTACTGTGCGGGATTTCGGTTCCAACGATCGCTGCACATTGGGGCTTTGGCATGGCGAGGATGCCTGA
- the prfA gene encoding peptide chain release factor 1, whose product MKESVIRKLEGLLERNEEVLALLSDASIISDQDRFRALSKEYAQLEDVVKGFKAYQQAVADLETAKEMLEEDDPELKEMAQEEIKSAKASLERLEAELQILLLPKDPNDEANAFVEIRAGAGGDEAAIFAGDLFRMYSRYAETQRWQVEIMSANEGEHGGYKEVIARFSGERVYGKLKFESGGHRVQRVPETESQGRVHTSACTVAVLHEVPEAEAVEINPSELRIDTFRASGAGGQHVNKTDSAIRITHLPTGTVVECQDERSQHKNKARAMSVLVARLQAAEDEKRRSAEATTRRNLVGSGDRSERIRTYNFPQGRVSDHRINLTLYRLNEVMEGDLNALIEPIVQEHQADLLAALADEQG is encoded by the coding sequence ATGAAGGAATCCGTCATCCGCAAGCTGGAAGGCTTGCTCGAGCGCAACGAAGAAGTATTGGCGCTGCTCAGCGACGCCAGCATCATTTCCGATCAGGACCGTTTTCGCGCCCTTTCCAAAGAATACGCCCAGCTTGAAGACGTGGTAAAAGGCTTCAAGGCTTATCAGCAGGCGGTGGCCGACCTGGAAACCGCCAAAGAGATGCTCGAAGAGGACGATCCTGAGCTGAAAGAAATGGCCCAGGAAGAAATCAAATCCGCCAAGGCGAGCCTCGAGCGGCTCGAGGCCGAGCTGCAAATTTTGCTGCTCCCTAAAGACCCCAACGATGAAGCCAACGCGTTTGTGGAAATCCGTGCCGGAGCCGGTGGTGATGAAGCCGCCATTTTTGCCGGTGACCTGTTCCGCATGTACAGCCGTTATGCCGAAACCCAGCGCTGGCAGGTGGAAATCATGAGCGCCAACGAAGGCGAACATGGTGGTTATAAAGAAGTCATTGCACGTTTCAGCGGTGAGCGCGTTTACGGCAAACTCAAATTCGAGTCCGGTGGCCATAGAGTTCAACGGGTGCCTGAAACTGAATCCCAGGGTCGGGTGCACACCTCGGCCTGTACCGTAGCTGTGCTGCACGAAGTGCCCGAAGCCGAAGCGGTGGAAATCAACCCATCTGAACTGCGCATCGACACTTTCCGCGCCTCCGGTGCCGGTGGGCAGCACGTTAACAAAACCGATTCGGCCATCCGTATTACCCACTTGCCCACAGGCACTGTGGTGGAGTGTCAGGATGAGCGCTCGCAGCACAAAAACAAGGCTCGTGCCATGTCAGTGCTGGTGGCCCGTTTGCAGGCTGCCGAAGACGAGAAGCGCCGCAGCGCCGAAGCCACCACCCGACGGAATCTGGTAGGAAGCGGCGATCGTTCTGAACGTATCCGCACCTACAACTTCCCTCAGGGGCGGGTGAGCGATCATCGCATCAACCTGACCCTGTATCGCCTCAATGAAGTGATGGAAGGCGATTTGAACGCCCTTATCGAACCCATAGTACAGGAACACCAGGCCGATTTGTTGGCGGCACTGGCAGACGAGCAGGGGTAA
- the hemA gene encoding glutamyl-tRNA reductase produces MSLVAIGINHKTATVDLREKVAFSPDKIHDAMRSLACTTSSNEAVIVSTCNRTELYCNNARAEEVIHWLESYHNLSHDELMPCVYHHEGQEAVRHLMRVASGLDSLVLGEPQILGQVKQSFAKAKEAGTVAVTLDRLFQSTFSVAKKVRTETEIGTAAVSVAFAAVSMAKHIFSSLASTKVLLIGAGETIELVARHLKENGVSSMVVANRTVERAQAMCEEFGATAITLSQIPDFLPKADIVISSTASPLPILGKGMVEKALKQRRHQPMLLVDIAVPRDIEAEVGELDDAFLYTVDDLQSIIEQNMASRKEAAEQAEVIAQEQSFLFMDWIRSLESVDSIREYRTASMAIKDELVERALNKLAQGADGEQVILELANKLTNRLIHAPTQALTTASRQGDLNTLGQLRTALGLDKH; encoded by the coding sequence ATGAGCCTTGTAGCAATCGGGATAAACCATAAAACGGCCACCGTCGATCTTCGCGAAAAGGTCGCCTTCTCCCCGGACAAAATCCATGATGCGATGCGAAGCCTCGCCTGTACCACCTCATCCAATGAGGCGGTGATTGTCTCTACCTGTAACCGTACCGAACTATACTGTAACAACGCCCGTGCTGAGGAAGTGATCCACTGGCTGGAGAGTTACCACAACCTGAGCCACGATGAGCTTATGCCCTGTGTCTATCACCATGAGGGGCAGGAAGCGGTGCGGCATCTGATGCGGGTAGCCTCGGGGCTGGATTCGCTGGTACTGGGCGAGCCGCAAATTCTTGGTCAGGTGAAACAGTCATTTGCCAAGGCCAAAGAGGCCGGCACAGTGGCTGTAACGCTGGACCGCCTTTTCCAGAGCACCTTCTCGGTTGCCAAAAAGGTCCGGACCGAAACTGAAATCGGGACCGCGGCCGTGTCTGTGGCCTTTGCCGCCGTCAGCATGGCCAAACATATCTTCTCTTCACTGGCATCTACCAAGGTATTGCTGATTGGTGCCGGTGAAACCATAGAGCTGGTAGCCAGACACCTGAAAGAAAACGGGGTGTCATCCATGGTCGTGGCCAACCGTACCGTGGAGCGCGCCCAAGCCATGTGCGAAGAGTTTGGCGCTACCGCTATTACGCTCTCGCAAATTCCGGATTTTCTCCCAAAGGCCGATATCGTGATATCCTCTACCGCCAGTCCGCTGCCTATTCTTGGCAAAGGCATGGTAGAAAAGGCACTCAAGCAGCGTCGACATCAACCTATGTTATTGGTTGATATAGCAGTTCCTCGTGATATTGAGGCGGAAGTCGGAGAACTCGACGACGCCTTCCTGTACACGGTCGACGATCTGCAGAGCATCATCGAACAGAATATGGCCTCCCGAAAGGAGGCGGCCGAGCAAGCCGAAGTGATAGCCCAGGAGCAATCTTTCCTGTTTATGGATTGGATCCGCTCGCTGGAGTCGGTAGACAGTATTCGCGAATATCGCACTGCCAGTATGGCAATCAAAGATGAATTGGTAGAACGGGCCCTCAATAAGCTGGCGCAGGGGGCCGATGGCGAGCAAGTTATTCTGGAGCTTGCCAACAAACTGACCAATCGCTTGATCCATGCACCGACTCAGGCCCTGACGACCGCCAGTCGTCAGGGGGACCTCAATACTCTGGGGCAACTTCGGACCGCGCTCGGCCTGGATAAACACTGA
- the lolB gene encoding lipoprotein insertase outer membrane protein LolB produces the protein MINLRRFTKFTLAGLTALSLLGGCSVTPKVALQPVSVENASDAKAWELKGKLLIRTNGDKVSANLFWLNTPDNAELRLTSMLGTTVLLLTQNRDGATLEVDGKRYSDLSPQRLLDGLSGFTLPIDALPFWITGQPMAGDEVEFDTLNRPKTIISADGEWTINISSWQTQSGAPVPRMLELTHASAVIKLQTNEWQALANATGSKGAR, from the coding sequence ATGATTAACTTGCGCCGATTCACAAAATTCACTCTTGCTGGCCTGACCGCCCTTTCTCTGCTCGGTGGTTGCAGCGTCACACCAAAGGTCGCGCTGCAGCCTGTCAGCGTAGAAAACGCCAGTGATGCCAAGGCCTGGGAGCTTAAGGGCAAGCTGCTTATTCGCACCAATGGCGACAAGGTTTCGGCCAACCTCTTCTGGCTCAATACCCCTGATAATGCCGAATTAAGGCTGACCAGCATGCTGGGCACTACTGTGCTGCTGCTGACCCAAAACCGGGATGGCGCCACCCTGGAAGTGGATGGCAAGCGCTACTCAGACCTGAGTCCACAGCGGTTGCTCGACGGTTTAAGTGGTTTTACCCTGCCCATCGATGCCCTGCCCTTTTGGATCACCGGCCAGCCCATGGCGGGTGATGAGGTGGAGTTCGACACCCTCAATCGCCCCAAGACCATCATCAGTGCCGACGGCGAGTGGACCATTAACATTAGCAGCTGGCAGACCCAGAGTGGTGCACCGGTTCCACGGATGCTGGAGCTTACCCACGCCAGCGCTGTTATCAAGCTGCAAACCAATGAATGGCAGGCACTGGCCAATGCCACAGGTTCGAAAGGAGCCCGATGA
- the ispE gene encoding 4-(cytidine 5'-diphospho)-2-C-methyl-D-erythritol kinase, translating to MMSVSLAWPAPAKLNLFLHINGRLPNGYHELQTLFQFIDYGDWLDFKITATPELKLHSNLSQVVPDSDNLILKAAKSLQSVTGCIQGAEIWLDKRLPMGGGLGGGSSDAATTLVALNALWQLGLDKKALMDIGLTLGADVPVFINGIAAFAEGVGEKLQPVDVAEPWYLVLIPDAHVSTADVFQHPDLPRNTPKLDMSSLSPERWSNDCQALVSAKYPQVANALSWLVEYAPSRMTGTGACVFGEFGSQQAALEALAKKPAEMQGFVAKGLNRSPLELRLAQL from the coding sequence ATGATGTCTGTATCCCTTGCCTGGCCGGCACCGGCAAAGCTCAATCTGTTTTTGCACATCAATGGCCGCTTACCCAATGGCTACCATGAACTGCAAACCCTGTTTCAGTTTATCGACTACGGTGACTGGCTGGATTTTAAAATAACAGCAACACCAGAGTTGAAACTGCACTCCAACCTCAGCCAAGTTGTCCCCGACAGCGATAACTTAATTCTGAAAGCCGCAAAATCTTTGCAGAGCGTCACAGGTTGTATACAGGGCGCCGAGATCTGGCTCGACAAGCGCCTGCCCATGGGCGGCGGACTCGGCGGCGGTTCATCGGATGCCGCTACCACACTGGTGGCGCTTAACGCCCTGTGGCAGCTGGGTTTGGACAAAAAAGCCCTGATGGATATCGGCCTGACTCTCGGCGCTGATGTGCCTGTTTTTATTAACGGAATCGCGGCTTTCGCCGAAGGTGTCGGCGAAAAATTACAGCCCGTGGACGTAGCAGAGCCTTGGTATTTGGTGTTGATACCAGACGCCCATGTATCCACCGCCGACGTATTTCAGCACCCTGATTTACCTAGGAATACGCCCAAGCTGGACATGTCATCACTAAGCCCGGAACGCTGGTCAAACGACTGCCAGGCATTGGTCAGTGCCAAATACCCCCAAGTTGCCAATGCCTTAAGCTGGCTGGTAGAATATGCGCCGTCCAGAATGACCGGAACCGGTGCATGCGTGTTCGGGGAATTCGGCTCGCAGCAGGCCGCGCTGGAGGCGTTGGCTAAAAAGCCAGCTGAGATGCAGGGCTTTGTTGCGAAAGGACTGAATCGTTCGCCGTTGGAGTTGAGACTCGCTCAGCTTTAA
- a CDS encoding ribose-phosphate pyrophosphokinase encodes MPDIKLFAGNATPSLAKKIADRLFCKLGEAEVGRFSDGEISVQINENVRGADVFIIQSTCAPTNDNLMELIVMVDALRRASAGRITAVIPYFGYARQDRRVRSARVPITAKVVADFLSSVGVDRVLTCDLHAEQIQGFFDVPVDNVFGSPVLLEDMVAKKLDNPVVVSPDIGGVVRARAVAKLLNDSDLAIIDKRRPQANVAQVMHIIGDVEGRDCIIVDDMIDTGGTLCKAAEALKEHGANRVFAYATHPVFSGKAAENIKNSVIDEVIVTDTVPLSEEMMKVGKVSQLTMSALLAEAIRRVSNEESISAMFQH; translated from the coding sequence GTGCCCGACATCAAGCTCTTTGCTGGGAATGCTACCCCCAGTCTCGCGAAAAAGATTGCCGACCGTTTATTTTGCAAACTTGGAGAGGCTGAGGTAGGCCGTTTCAGTGACGGTGAAATCAGTGTCCAGATCAACGAAAATGTACGTGGTGCTGATGTTTTCATCATTCAATCCACCTGCGCCCCCACCAATGACAACCTGATGGAACTCATTGTGATGGTCGATGCTCTGCGCCGCGCCTCTGCAGGTCGTATCACTGCCGTAATCCCATACTTCGGTTATGCCCGTCAGGATCGCCGTGTGCGCTCTGCCCGTGTGCCTATTACCGCCAAAGTGGTTGCCGACTTCCTGTCAAGCGTTGGTGTTGACCGCGTACTGACCTGTGACCTGCACGCCGAGCAGATCCAGGGCTTCTTCGACGTGCCGGTAGACAACGTGTTCGGTAGCCCAGTGCTGCTGGAAGACATGGTTGCCAAGAAGCTGGACAACCCTGTGGTTGTGTCTCCGGACATCGGTGGCGTTGTCCGCGCCCGCGCCGTTGCCAAGCTGCTGAACGATTCCGATCTGGCCATTATCGACAAGCGTCGCCCACAGGCCAACGTGGCTCAGGTCATGCACATTATCGGTGACGTTGAAGGTCGTGACTGCATCATCGTTGACGACATGATTGATACCGGTGGCACCCTGTGTAAAGCCGCCGAAGCCCTGAAAGAACATGGTGCCAACCGCGTATTCGCTTACGCCACTCACCCAGTGTTCTCCGGCAAGGCCGCTGAAAACATCAAAAACTCTGTGATTGATGAAGTGATAGTGACCGACACTGTGCCTCTGAGCGAAGAGATGATGAAAGTAGGTAAAGTCAGTCAGCTGACCATGTCTGCCCTGCTCGCCGAAGCCATTCGCCGTGTGAGCAACGAAGAATCCATCTCTGCCATGTTCCAGCACTGA
- the ychF gene encoding redox-regulated ATPase YchF: MGFKCGIVGLPNVGKSTLFNALTKAGIEAANFPFCTIEPNTGVVPMPDPRLDELAAIVKPERVIPTSMEFVDIAGLVAGASKGEGLGNKFLANIRETEAIGHVVRCFENENIVHVANRVDPAGDIEVINTELALADLDSVERAIVRQQKRAKGGDKEAKFEVDVLEKLRPVLDEGKMLRSLELSKEELAAVAYLNLLTLKPTMYIANVSEDGFENNPHLDAVRAIAAKENAVVVPVCAAIESELAEMDIEERDEFMADLGLTEPGLDRVIRAGYELLNLQTYFTAGVKEVRAWTVSVGASAPQAAGKIHTDFERGFIRAQVISYEDFINFKGEQGAKEAGKMRVEGKTYIVKDGDVMHFLFNV, from the coding sequence ATGGGTTTTAAATGTGGCATCGTTGGTCTGCCCAACGTTGGTAAATCAACGCTCTTCAACGCGCTGACCAAGGCCGGTATTGAAGCGGCAAACTTTCCGTTTTGTACCATCGAGCCAAACACCGGCGTAGTGCCAATGCCAGACCCACGTTTGGACGAATTGGCCGCCATTGTTAAGCCTGAGCGTGTTATCCCGACGTCCATGGAATTTGTGGACATCGCCGGTCTGGTTGCCGGTGCTTCCAAGGGCGAGGGTCTGGGCAATAAGTTTTTGGCCAACATCCGCGAAACCGAAGCTATCGGCCATGTGGTGCGTTGCTTCGAGAACGAAAACATTGTGCACGTGGCTAACCGCGTTGACCCGGCCGGTGACATAGAAGTGATCAACACCGAGTTGGCGCTGGCAGATCTCGACAGCGTTGAGCGTGCTATTGTGCGTCAGCAAAAGCGTGCCAAAGGCGGCGACAAAGAAGCCAAGTTCGAAGTCGATGTACTTGAAAAGCTGCGCCCTGTGCTGGATGAAGGCAAGATGCTGCGCTCGCTGGAACTGTCCAAGGAAGAGCTGGCTGCGGTGGCTTATCTGAACCTGCTGACCCTGAAGCCAACCATGTATATCGCCAACGTGTCTGAAGACGGCTTTGAGAACAATCCGCATCTGGACGCCGTACGCGCCATTGCCGCCAAAGAAAATGCCGTGGTAGTGCCTGTATGTGCCGCCATTGAATCTGAACTGGCGGAGATGGATATCGAAGAGCGCGATGAGTTCATGGCAGATCTCGGTCTAACCGAACCAGGCCTTGATCGCGTGATCCGCGCCGGTTATGAGCTGTTGAACCTGCAAACCTATTTCACCGCCGGTGTGAAAGAAGTGCGTGCCTGGACCGTGTCTGTTGGCGCCAGCGCGCCTCAGGCTGCCGGTAAAATTCATACCGACTTTGAGCGCGGATTTATCCGTGCCCAGGTAATCTCCTACGAAGATTTTATTAACTTCAAGGGTGAGCAGGGCGCCAAAGAAGCTGGCAAGATGCGTGTGGAAGGTAAAACTTACATCGTTAAAGATGGCGATGTGATGCACTTCCTGTTCAACGTCTAA
- the pth gene encoding aminoacyl-tRNA hydrolase: protein MCDIKLIVGLANPGAEYAQTRHNAGAWYVEELARIANVSLAPDPKYFGLTARAILCGKDVRLLIPSTFMNLSGKSVAALANFFRIEPEQILVAHDELDMEPGVARFKLGGGHGGHNGLKDIIAKMGNNKNFYRLRIGIGHPGDKNKVSGYVLGKAPATEQEKMNAAIDEAVRSTEILFKQDMTKAMHRLHSFKAE, encoded by the coding sequence ATGTGCGATATTAAACTGATTGTGGGTCTGGCCAACCCTGGGGCGGAATACGCTCAAACCCGCCATAATGCGGGTGCCTGGTATGTCGAAGAGCTGGCCCGCATTGCCAATGTGAGTCTGGCGCCTGACCCCAAGTATTTCGGTTTAACGGCAAGGGCAATTCTGTGTGGTAAGGATGTGCGTTTGCTTATCCCCTCAACCTTTATGAACTTAAGTGGCAAGTCGGTGGCGGCGTTGGCGAATTTTTTCCGCATTGAACCGGAACAGATTCTGGTGGCCCATGACGAGCTGGATATGGAGCCCGGTGTGGCCAGGTTCAAGTTGGGTGGTGGGCACGGCGGCCACAATGGTCTTAAAGACATCATTGCCAAAATGGGCAACAACAAAAATTTCTATCGTTTGCGGATAGGCATTGGTCATCCGGGCGACAAAAACAAGGTCAGCGGGTATGTGCTGGGTAAGGCGCCCGCGACCGAGCAGGAAAAGATGAATGCGGCGATAGATGAAGCCGTGCGCAGCACCGAAATCCTGTTCAAGCAAGACATGACCAAGGCAATGCACAGATTGCATTCCTTCAAGGCCGAATAA